One window of Cervus canadensis isolate Bull #8, Minnesota chromosome 19, ASM1932006v1, whole genome shotgun sequence genomic DNA carries:
- the ZGRF1 gene encoding protein ZGRF1 isoform X1 — MESQEFIVLYTHQKMKKSKVWQDGILKISHLGNKAILYDDKGGCLESLFLKCLEVKPGDDLESDRYLITVEEVKVAGSTAVKQDVIKEAPVLNSKRCMSSGRSLGCQLAGLKRKFTGFQGPRQVPKKTVITENSEPAASLESEKPGPVFLSPLYNTPPLFSTVGKKDTSNMPTDSENIVTYKNRERNGIPFSSVISTPSFKINPEVLCEENYVCSPISSVNKHSDSLLTDESMKRDSLVSHGLGVSQNIRSKAQILALLKSTSTSTSKELNSEIIGHFLQIQPQGSLAIPTEPNCLIEQEEYAEVTSTESLHNQHQSENAMRNKSRWAMYLSSQSSPVDSSTVDGKNAEEKPKTQEGNLNLKDLSMQKRIQFFETCAEKGKRYNEDKLIDDNDQSWDQEGKLEISSFYENSSLPINCSIVVNDGLLLDSDIQKSNKRSVDQNDQIGIKGSILIREKAQEININGTPEKKYEHLQIESSLSNNSGISDDSTNIFSKSSTNNESLSSIHEPMSDISQPLVEVTFNLNNFETSDTEEESQESSRISQDSEDWVKETSVNSSNSRCENISCKEVSSEHLPLSTSIGDTLSETFPTKEILPSQFCDKTCVGYDTETWKAGNTGKEIKEVCSDTLSNFDSSLEWTDDRHVENDEGTNKSISASFPSKSESMNTNLNIPHFLNIATDQKPENNPFSEQAQTRPLILGSDLDKNTNQVLPLTSSSGNSIQLLNAKQIHSKECIALDKSQTQASNSLCYPLGKTHISRDTESHISESEEVGRSQSLFQDHIDVETSGESKQYWNNLRNSSEISGLVNSISLLKSLAEHSTALEGLEVLKKKNTSFKQQGTLQTYESDSNPEARKPLTTIVSQATPKSPHLNQDPHQMIKENKVEPSESLQSLQFFPLGSEEETAFLAVIPKQMERETCKDPKPVEFQGHQVKGSATSAVMVRGHSSQVGCSQILDSTAYESCTTNTCVLTPELPSTCMQIDFLQFPNEENFPKGDTSFTIEDNFQVIAEFNKDLIKNDSILDFPPKDSDHLHNYLDYNFKSTERTSWEKNKVTSPEQKISTLSPVSTLCFNSRDDDFMLEFSEESLKAQTLPVMKKSSSLENKNLQRLSFQEVNDSELCFPSGQKVKSACLPQRQIHIPAVFQSPAHYKQIFTSCLTEHLNILLFGLAQRLHKALSKVDISFYTSSNGDKLKNVENNVPSCHHQQPAKLVMVKKEGPNKGRLFYTCDGPKADQCKFFKWFEEMTPGYLTQEKSLPSMVLSDIKSIGLYLRSQKIPLYEECQLFVRKGFDFQRKRYGKLKKFTTVDPEFYNEPKSKLYLKLSRKESSSTYSKDDLWVVSKTLDFELDTFIACSTFFGPSSVNEVELLPLKGYSPSNWPANSKYYYDHITLY, encoded by the exons atggaaagccAGGAATTTATT GTACTATATACTCATCAAAAGATGAAGAAGTCAAAAGTATGGCAAGATGGAATTCTGAAGATCAGTCACTTAGGAAACAAA gCAATTTTATATGATGACAAAGGAGGATGTTTGGAGAGTTTATTTCTTAAGTGCCTTGAG gtTAAACCTGGAGATGATTTAGAAAGTGATCGGTACTTAATCACCGTTGAGGAGGTTAAAGTTGCTGGAAGCACAGCTGTCAAGCAGGACGTCATTAAAGAAGCACCAGTATTAAATTCAAAGAGGTGTATGTCTTCTGGCCGATCCCTTGGGTGTCAGCTTGCTGGTCTAAAAAGGAAGTTTACT ggTTTTCAAGGACCACGTCAAGTGCCAAAGAAAACGGTTATTACAGAAAATAGTGAACCAGCTGCTTCACTTGAGTCTGAGAAACCTGGTCCTGTTTTTCTTTCACCATTGTACAACACACCTCCTTTGTTTTCTACAGTTGGCAAGAAAGATACAAGTAATATGCCAACAGACTCTGAGAACATTGTCACTTACAAGAACAGAGAGCGAAATGGCATACCTTTTTCTTCAGTTATCTCTACTCCATCCTTCAAGATTAACCCAGAAGTGCTATGTGAAGAAAATTATGTTTGCTCTCCTATCAGTTCTGTAAATAAgcattcagattctttactgaccgaTGAGTCCATGAAAAGAGATAGTTTGGTATCTCACGGTTTAGGAGTTTCACAAAACATTAGAAGCAAAGCCCAGATATTAGCTCTTCTGAAGTCCACATCCACAAGTACGTCTAAGGAGCTAAATTCTGAGATTATAGGACATTTCCTTCAGATACAACCACAAGGAAGTTTAGCAATTCCTACTGAACCAAATTGCTTAATTGAACAGGAAGAGTATGCTGAAGTGACGAGCACAGAAAGTTTACACAACCAGCATCAATCAGAAAATGCCATGAGAAATAAAAGTCGGTGGGCCATGTATTTATCCTCACAGAGTTCACCTGTAGATTCTTCTACAGTAGATGGAAAAAATGCAGAAGAGAAACCCAAGACCCAAGAAGGTAATTTAAACTTGAAAGACCTTTCGATGCAAAAAAGGATCCAGTTCTTTGAAACATGTgctgaaaagggaaaaaggtATAATGAAGATAAGCTAATAGATGATAATGATCAATCCTGGGATCAAGAAGGAAAACTAGAAATTTCTTCATTCTATGAAAACAGTAGCTTACCAATTAATTGTAGCATTGTAGTCAATGATGGCTTATTATTAGATTCTGacattcaaaaaagtaataaaagatcTGTTGATCAAAATGACCAGATAGGcataaaaggatcaattcttaTTAGAGAAAAAGCACAGGAGATAAATATAAATGGAACACCAGAAAAAAAGTATGAACATCTACAAATTGAATCTTCACTAAGTAACAATTCTGGGATCTCTGATGATAGTactaatatattttctaaaagtagTACTAACAATGAAAGCCTTAGTAGTATTCATGAACCCATGAGTGATATATCACAGCCACTTGTGGAAGTCACATTTAATCTAAACAATTTTGAAACCAGTGACACTGAAGAGGAATCACAGGAAAGCAGCAGAATTTCCCAGGATTCAGAGGATTGGGTGAAGGAAACTTCGGTTAATAGCAGCAATTCAAGATGTGAGAATATAAGCTGTAAAGAAGTTAGCAGTGAGCATCTGCCTCTCTCAACGTCTATTGGGGACACACTTTCAGAGACATTTCCCACGAAAGAGATTCTGCCATCACAGTTTTGTGATAAAACTTGTGTAGGTTATGACACAGAAACTTGGAAGGCTGGAAacactggaaaagaaataaaggaggtGTGTAGTGACACATTAAGCAATTTTGACTCATCTTTAGAGTGGACTGATGATAGACATGTAGAAAATGATGAAGGCACTAATAAATCCATTAGTGCTTCCTTCCCAAGTAAATCTGAAAGTATGAACACAAATTTAAatattcctcattttttaaacataGCCACTGATCAGAAACCTGAAAACAACCCATTTTCAGAACAGGCTCAGACTCGGCCTCTTATTTTGGGAAGTGACTTAGACAAAAATACCAATCAGGTTTTACCATTAACCTCTAGCAGTGGGAACAGTATCCAGCTATTAAATGCCAAACAGATTCATTCTAAAGAATGTATTGCACTTGATAAATCACAGACCCAAGCTTCCAATTCTTTGTGTTACCCTTTGGGAAAAACACATATTTCCAGAGACACAGAATCACATATTTCTGAATCTGAAGAGGTGGGAAGGAGTCAAAGTTTATTCCAGGACCATATTGATGTAGAAACTTCTGGAGAAAGCAAACAATACTGGAATAATCTTAGAAATTCTTCAGAAATTTCTGGATTAGTAAATAGCATTTCTCTCTTAAAATCATTGGCTGAACACAGTACGGCTTTGGAAGGCTTGGaagtattgaaaaagaaaaatacctccTTTAAACAACAAGGAACTCTGCAGACGTATGAGTCAGATAGCAATCCTGAAG CTAGGAAACCATTGACTACAATAGTTTCACAAGCTACACCAAAGTCTCCTCATCTGAACCAGGATCCTCATCAG atgataaaagaaaataaagttgaacCAAGTGAATCACTTCAGTCTTTGCAG TTCTTTCCCTTGGGCAGTGAAGAAGAGACTGCTTTTCTAGCTGTTATTcctaaacaaatggagagagaaaCCTGTAAAGACCCCAAG CCTGTTGAGTTTCAAGGGCACCAGGTGAAAGGATCCGCTACTAGTGCTGTGATGGTCAGAGGACACAGTTCACAGGTTGGATGCAGTCAGATTTTGGATAGCACTGCGTATGAAAGCTGCACAACAAACACTTGTGTTTTGACACCAGAGTTGCCTAGCACTTGTATGCAGattgacttcttgcag TTCCCAAATGAAGAAAACTTTCCAAAAGGAGATACTAGCTTTACTATTGAAGACAATTTTCAAGTGATAGCTGAGTTTAATAAGGACTTGATTAAAAATGATT CAATTTTAGATTTCCCTCCTAAAGATTCAGACCATTTACATAATTATTTggattataattttaaatcaacAGAGAGGACTTCGTGGGAAAAAAATAAG GTGACATCACCAGAACAGAAGATCTCAACATTAAGCCCTGTTTCTACTTTATGTTTTAACTCGAGAGATGATGACTTCATGCTAGAATTCTCTGAGGAGTCCCTGAAAGCGCAAACTTTACCTG TAATGAAAAAATCAAGTTCTCTGGAGAATAAGAACCTTCAaaggctttccttccaa GAGGTAAATGACTCTGAGCTATGCTTCCCAAGTGGGCAGAAGGTAAAATCTGCATGTCTTCCCCAAAGGCAAATTCACATACCAGCTGTTTTTCAGTCTCCTGCTCATTATAAGCAGATTTTTACATCTTGTCTCACAG aacatttaaatatattgctATTTGGATTGGCACAAAGGTTACACAAGGCTCTTTCAAAAGTTGACATATCATTTTACACATCATCAAATGGAGACAAactgaaaaatgtagaaaataatgtGCCATCCTGCCATCATCAGCAGCCTGCAAAACTGGTCATGGTTAAAAAAGAAGGTCCAAATAAG GGTCGTCTCTTTTATACCTGTGATGGACCCAAAGCTGACCAATGTAAATTTTTTAAGTGGTTTGAAGAAATGACCCCAGGATATTTAACACAGGAAAAATCTCTACCTAGCATGGTTTTAAGTGATATAAAAAGTATTGGCTTATACTtaagaagtcaaaagatacccCTCTATGAGGAATGCCAACTTTTCGTGAG AAAAGGATTTGATTTTCAAAGAAAACGGTATGGTAAACTAAAGAAGTTTACTACTGTAGATCCTGAATTTTATAATGAACCTAAGAGCAAACTTTATCTTAAACTGAGTCGGAAAGAAAGTTCATCTACTTACAGCAAAG ATGATCTTTGGGTGGTTTCAAAAACCCTAGACTTTGAATTGGATACTTTTATTGCATGTAGTACTTTCTTTGGACCATCATCTGTCAATGAGGTAGAGCTTCTACCTTTGAAAGGTTATTCCCCTTCGAACTGGCCCGCTAACAGTAAGTATTACTATGACCATattactttatattaa
- the ZGRF1 gene encoding protein ZGRF1 isoform X3 — translation MESQEFIVLYTHQKMKKSKVWQDGILKISHLGNKAILYDDKGGCLESLFLKCLEVKPGDDLESDRYLITVEEVKVAGSTAVKQDVIKEAPVLNSKRCMSSGRSLGCQLAGLKRKFTGFQGPRQVPKKTVITENSEPAASLESEKPGPVFLSPLYNTPPLFSTVGKKDTSNMPTDSENIVTYKNRERNGIPFSSVISTPSFKINPEVLCEENYVCSPISSVNKHSDSLLTDESMKRDSLVSHGLGVSQNIRSKAQILALLKSTSTSTSKELNSEIIGHFLQIQPQGSLAIPTEPNCLIEQEEYAEVTSTESLHNQHQSENAMRNKSRWAMYLSSQSSPVDSSTVDGKNAEEKPKTQEGNLNLKDLSMQKRIQFFETCAEKGKRYNEDKLIDDNDQSWDQEGKLEISSFYENSSLPINCSIVVNDGLLLDSDIQKSNKRSVDQNDQIGIKGSILIREKAQEININGTPEKKYEHLQIESSLSNNSGISDDSTNIFSKSSTNNESLSSIHEPMSDISQPLVEVTFNLNNFETSDTEEESQESSRISQDSEDWVKETSVNSSNSRCENISCKEVSSEHLPLSTSIGDTLSETFPTKEILPSQFCDKTCVGYDTETWKAGNTGKEIKEVCSDTLSNFDSSLEWTDDRHVENDEGTNKSISASFPSKSESMNTNLNIPHFLNIATDQKPENNPFSEQAQTRPLILGSDLDKNTNQVLPLTSSSGNSIQLLNAKQIHSKECIALDKSQTQASNSLCYPLGKTHISRDTESHISESEEVGRSQSLFQDHIDVETSGESKQYWNNLRNSSEISGLVNSISLLKSLAEHSTALEGLEVLKKKNTSFKQQGTLQTYESDSNPEARKPLTTIVSQATPKSPHLNQDPHQMIKENKVEPSESLQSLQFFPLGSEEETAFLAVIPKQMERETCKDPKPVEFQGHQVKGSATSAVMVRGHSSQVGCSQILDSTAYESCTTNTCVLTPELPSTCMQIDFLQFPNEENFPKGDTSFTIEDNFQVIAEFNKDLIKNDSILDFPPKDSDHLHNYLDYNFKSTERTSWEKNKVTSPEQKISTLSPVSTLCFNSRDDDFMLEFSEESLKAQTLPVMKKSSSLENKNLQRLSFQEVNDSELCFPSGQKVKSACLPQRQIHIPAVFQSPAHYKQIFTSCLTEHLNILLFGLAQRLHKALSKVDISFYTSSNGDKLKNVENNVPSCHHQQPAKLVMVKKEGPNKGRLFYTCDGPKADQCKFFKWFEEMTPGYLTQEKSLPSMVLSDIKSIGLYLRSQKIPLYEECQLFVR, via the exons atggaaagccAGGAATTTATT GTACTATATACTCATCAAAAGATGAAGAAGTCAAAAGTATGGCAAGATGGAATTCTGAAGATCAGTCACTTAGGAAACAAA gCAATTTTATATGATGACAAAGGAGGATGTTTGGAGAGTTTATTTCTTAAGTGCCTTGAG gtTAAACCTGGAGATGATTTAGAAAGTGATCGGTACTTAATCACCGTTGAGGAGGTTAAAGTTGCTGGAAGCACAGCTGTCAAGCAGGACGTCATTAAAGAAGCACCAGTATTAAATTCAAAGAGGTGTATGTCTTCTGGCCGATCCCTTGGGTGTCAGCTTGCTGGTCTAAAAAGGAAGTTTACT ggTTTTCAAGGACCACGTCAAGTGCCAAAGAAAACGGTTATTACAGAAAATAGTGAACCAGCTGCTTCACTTGAGTCTGAGAAACCTGGTCCTGTTTTTCTTTCACCATTGTACAACACACCTCCTTTGTTTTCTACAGTTGGCAAGAAAGATACAAGTAATATGCCAACAGACTCTGAGAACATTGTCACTTACAAGAACAGAGAGCGAAATGGCATACCTTTTTCTTCAGTTATCTCTACTCCATCCTTCAAGATTAACCCAGAAGTGCTATGTGAAGAAAATTATGTTTGCTCTCCTATCAGTTCTGTAAATAAgcattcagattctttactgaccgaTGAGTCCATGAAAAGAGATAGTTTGGTATCTCACGGTTTAGGAGTTTCACAAAACATTAGAAGCAAAGCCCAGATATTAGCTCTTCTGAAGTCCACATCCACAAGTACGTCTAAGGAGCTAAATTCTGAGATTATAGGACATTTCCTTCAGATACAACCACAAGGAAGTTTAGCAATTCCTACTGAACCAAATTGCTTAATTGAACAGGAAGAGTATGCTGAAGTGACGAGCACAGAAAGTTTACACAACCAGCATCAATCAGAAAATGCCATGAGAAATAAAAGTCGGTGGGCCATGTATTTATCCTCACAGAGTTCACCTGTAGATTCTTCTACAGTAGATGGAAAAAATGCAGAAGAGAAACCCAAGACCCAAGAAGGTAATTTAAACTTGAAAGACCTTTCGATGCAAAAAAGGATCCAGTTCTTTGAAACATGTgctgaaaagggaaaaaggtATAATGAAGATAAGCTAATAGATGATAATGATCAATCCTGGGATCAAGAAGGAAAACTAGAAATTTCTTCATTCTATGAAAACAGTAGCTTACCAATTAATTGTAGCATTGTAGTCAATGATGGCTTATTATTAGATTCTGacattcaaaaaagtaataaaagatcTGTTGATCAAAATGACCAGATAGGcataaaaggatcaattcttaTTAGAGAAAAAGCACAGGAGATAAATATAAATGGAACACCAGAAAAAAAGTATGAACATCTACAAATTGAATCTTCACTAAGTAACAATTCTGGGATCTCTGATGATAGTactaatatattttctaaaagtagTACTAACAATGAAAGCCTTAGTAGTATTCATGAACCCATGAGTGATATATCACAGCCACTTGTGGAAGTCACATTTAATCTAAACAATTTTGAAACCAGTGACACTGAAGAGGAATCACAGGAAAGCAGCAGAATTTCCCAGGATTCAGAGGATTGGGTGAAGGAAACTTCGGTTAATAGCAGCAATTCAAGATGTGAGAATATAAGCTGTAAAGAAGTTAGCAGTGAGCATCTGCCTCTCTCAACGTCTATTGGGGACACACTTTCAGAGACATTTCCCACGAAAGAGATTCTGCCATCACAGTTTTGTGATAAAACTTGTGTAGGTTATGACACAGAAACTTGGAAGGCTGGAAacactggaaaagaaataaaggaggtGTGTAGTGACACATTAAGCAATTTTGACTCATCTTTAGAGTGGACTGATGATAGACATGTAGAAAATGATGAAGGCACTAATAAATCCATTAGTGCTTCCTTCCCAAGTAAATCTGAAAGTATGAACACAAATTTAAatattcctcattttttaaacataGCCACTGATCAGAAACCTGAAAACAACCCATTTTCAGAACAGGCTCAGACTCGGCCTCTTATTTTGGGAAGTGACTTAGACAAAAATACCAATCAGGTTTTACCATTAACCTCTAGCAGTGGGAACAGTATCCAGCTATTAAATGCCAAACAGATTCATTCTAAAGAATGTATTGCACTTGATAAATCACAGACCCAAGCTTCCAATTCTTTGTGTTACCCTTTGGGAAAAACACATATTTCCAGAGACACAGAATCACATATTTCTGAATCTGAAGAGGTGGGAAGGAGTCAAAGTTTATTCCAGGACCATATTGATGTAGAAACTTCTGGAGAAAGCAAACAATACTGGAATAATCTTAGAAATTCTTCAGAAATTTCTGGATTAGTAAATAGCATTTCTCTCTTAAAATCATTGGCTGAACACAGTACGGCTTTGGAAGGCTTGGaagtattgaaaaagaaaaatacctccTTTAAACAACAAGGAACTCTGCAGACGTATGAGTCAGATAGCAATCCTGAAG CTAGGAAACCATTGACTACAATAGTTTCACAAGCTACACCAAAGTCTCCTCATCTGAACCAGGATCCTCATCAG atgataaaagaaaataaagttgaacCAAGTGAATCACTTCAGTCTTTGCAG TTCTTTCCCTTGGGCAGTGAAGAAGAGACTGCTTTTCTAGCTGTTATTcctaaacaaatggagagagaaaCCTGTAAAGACCCCAAG CCTGTTGAGTTTCAAGGGCACCAGGTGAAAGGATCCGCTACTAGTGCTGTGATGGTCAGAGGACACAGTTCACAGGTTGGATGCAGTCAGATTTTGGATAGCACTGCGTATGAAAGCTGCACAACAAACACTTGTGTTTTGACACCAGAGTTGCCTAGCACTTGTATGCAGattgacttcttgcag TTCCCAAATGAAGAAAACTTTCCAAAAGGAGATACTAGCTTTACTATTGAAGACAATTTTCAAGTGATAGCTGAGTTTAATAAGGACTTGATTAAAAATGATT CAATTTTAGATTTCCCTCCTAAAGATTCAGACCATTTACATAATTATTTggattataattttaaatcaacAGAGAGGACTTCGTGGGAAAAAAATAAG GTGACATCACCAGAACAGAAGATCTCAACATTAAGCCCTGTTTCTACTTTATGTTTTAACTCGAGAGATGATGACTTCATGCTAGAATTCTCTGAGGAGTCCCTGAAAGCGCAAACTTTACCTG TAATGAAAAAATCAAGTTCTCTGGAGAATAAGAACCTTCAaaggctttccttccaa GAGGTAAATGACTCTGAGCTATGCTTCCCAAGTGGGCAGAAGGTAAAATCTGCATGTCTTCCCCAAAGGCAAATTCACATACCAGCTGTTTTTCAGTCTCCTGCTCATTATAAGCAGATTTTTACATCTTGTCTCACAG aacatttaaatatattgctATTTGGATTGGCACAAAGGTTACACAAGGCTCTTTCAAAAGTTGACATATCATTTTACACATCATCAAATGGAGACAAactgaaaaatgtagaaaataatgtGCCATCCTGCCATCATCAGCAGCCTGCAAAACTGGTCATGGTTAAAAAAGAAGGTCCAAATAAG GGTCGTCTCTTTTATACCTGTGATGGACCCAAAGCTGACCAATGTAAATTTTTTAAGTGGTTTGAAGAAATGACCCCAGGATATTTAACACAGGAAAAATCTCTACCTAGCATGGTTTTAAGTGATATAAAAAGTATTGGCTTATACTtaagaagtcaaaagatacccCTCTATGAGGAATGCCAACTTTTCGTGAG ATGA